Proteins encoded by one window of Anaerosalibacter sp. Marseille-P3206:
- the cbiQ gene encoding cobalt ECF transporter T component CbiQ has protein sequence MLVIDKYAYTNKIVNVNPMAKFIFAIGALILAVGLNNFYLNIIIFLIMFLSTTVVAKIPIKNYLKLYLIPSVFLIISILTILISKSSLDVFIWSIRIGKSFIGIKSESLNEVIIIIARVFASISSTFFIALTIPINQLIVVFKKLRVPGNVVELIILIYRSIFIFLEEMMEIYNIQEMKFGYCGMKNSYRSLGLLIKCLFVRVLQKYEDMVISLETKLYDGEFKIG, from the coding sequence TTGCTGGTAATAGATAAGTATGCTTATACAAATAAAATAGTAAATGTAAATCCTATGGCAAAGTTTATATTTGCCATAGGTGCCCTTATTCTTGCTGTAGGACTTAATAATTTTTATCTTAATATTATAATTTTTTTAATTATGTTTTTATCGACAACAGTAGTTGCTAAAATACCTATTAAAAATTATTTGAAACTGTATTTGATACCAAGTGTATTTTTGATAATAAGTATATTGACTATATTGATTAGCAAATCTAGTTTAGATGTTTTTATATGGTCAATTAGAATAGGAAAAAGCTTTATAGGAATAAAAAGTGAGTCATTAAATGAGGTTATCATTATTATTGCAAGGGTATTTGCTAGTATTTCTTCTACTTTTTTTATTGCGCTAACTATTCCTATAAATCAGTTGATTGTAGTATTTAAAAAGTTAAGGGTTCCAGGGAATGTGGTTGAGTTGATTATTTTAATATATAGGTCAATATTCATATTCCTTGAAGAGATGATGGAAATATATAATATTCAGGAGATGAAATTTGGTTATTGTGGTATGAAAAATTCTTATAGATCATTGGGTTTACTGATTAAGTGTTTGTTTGTTAGGGTTTTACAAAAGTATGAGGATATGGTTATTTCCTTGGAGACAAAATTATATGATGGAGAATTTAAAATAGGGTGA
- a CDS encoding energy-coupling factor ABC transporter ATP-binding protein, giving the protein MLKTKDLTYAYEDGTIALKNVNIDLSKGKVVGIIGSNGSGKSTLFLNMIGILKPKSGAILYKDSPIEYNKKFLREYRKQVNIVFQDPDKQIFYSNVCDDVAFALRNLGYDEDEISNRVVNTLKRVGAYDLKEKPVHFLSYGQKKRIAIAGVLVMDSSTLLFDEPTSGLDPIMTREIVNIIEDISREKNIAISSHDMNLIYEICDYVYVLKSGKVIGEGTVTEVFVQESILEGAGLEEPWLVKLHKNLDIPLFRKEEEFYKFWETNCGGIR; this is encoded by the coding sequence ATGCTAAAAACTAAAGATTTAACATATGCCTATGAAGATGGTACGATTGCTTTGAAGAATGTGAATATTGACTTAAGTAAGGGAAAGGTTGTTGGAATCATAGGTTCAAATGGTTCTGGAAAGTCTACTCTATTTTTAAATATGATAGGGATATTAAAACCTAAGAGTGGAGCAATTTTGTATAAGGATAGTCCTATTGAGTACAACAAAAAGTTTCTAAGAGAGTATAGGAAGCAAGTAAATATTGTATTTCAAGATCCTGATAAGCAGATTTTTTATTCAAATGTTTGTGATGATGTAGCTTTTGCTCTTAGAAATCTAGGCTATGATGAAGATGAAATATCTAACAGGGTTGTAAATACTCTTAAAAGAGTAGGGGCTTATGATTTAAAGGAGAAACCTGTTCATTTTTTGAGCTATGGTCAAAAAAAGAGAATTGCTATAGCTGGGGTATTGGTTATGGATAGTAGTACATTGTTATTTGATGAACCTACAAGTGGACTTGATCCTATTATGACTAGGGAGATAGTTAATATTATTGAGGATATCAGCAGGGAGAAGAATATTGCAATATCTAGTCATGATATGAATTTAATATATGAGATATGTGATTATGTTTATGTACTGAAAAGTGGGAAGGTAATAGGGGAAGGAACTGTTACTGAAGTCTTTGTACAAGAGTCTATTTTAGAAGGGGCTGGCCTTGAAGAACCTTGGCTTGTAAAGCTCCACAAGAATTTAGATATTCCGCTTTTTAGAAAAGAAGAAGAGTTTTATAAATTTTGGGAAACAAACTGTGGAGGTATAAGATAA
- a CDS encoding type VII toxin-antitoxin system MntA family adenylyltransferase antitoxin, with protein sequence MQRNISEVEKVLNKHIDKLVRDFEIKLIYIFGSYAKGENRVDSDLDIAMYFDRKVDGFVKLDILDELVGIFNREDIDLVILNNVDEVLKFQVIKYGKVVYMEDLVTKVTFESRVMSEYMDMEYFREVRNKYSHKRFLEVMNDSKT encoded by the coding sequence ATGCAAAGAAATATTAGTGAAGTAGAAAAAGTTTTAAACAAGCATATTGATAAATTAGTTCGTGATTTTGAAATAAAACTTATCTATATATTTGGCTCTTATGCTAAAGGAGAAAATAGAGTGGATAGTGATTTGGATATAGCTATGTATTTTGATAGGAAAGTAGACGGATTTGTTAAATTAGATATATTAGATGAACTAGTTGGAATATTTAATCGAGAAGACATAGATTTAGTTATTTTAAATAATGTAGATGAAGTATTGAAATTTCAAGTTATAAAATATGGGAAAGTAGTATATATGGAAGATTTAGTAACCAAAGTCACATTTGAATCAAGGGTAATGAGCGAATATATGGATATGGAGTATTTCAGAGAAGTTAGAAATAAATATAGTCATAAGAGATTTTTAGAAGTTATGAATGATTCTAAAACTTAA
- a CDS encoding energy-coupling factor ABC transporter substrate-binding protein yields MKSSSKKNLWLILIAIVIVLVPLIFMGGSEFGGADDQAEDVIAEIDPDYEPWFESLWEPPSGEIESLLFSLQVAIGAGAFGYILGMMKGKKKVAGNR; encoded by the coding sequence GTGAAATCATCAAGTAAGAAGAATTTATGGTTAATATTAATTGCTATAGTTATTGTTTTAGTGCCTCTTATATTCATGGGTGGATCAGAGTTTGGTGGAGCTGATGATCAAGCTGAAGATGTTATTGCTGAAATAGATCCTGACTATGAACCATGGTTTGAAAGTCTTTGGGAACCACCAAGTGGTGAGATTGAAAGTTTGTTGTTTTCTCTTCAAGTTGCAATTGGAGCTGGGGCCTTTGGCTATATATTGGGAATGATGAAGGGGAAGAAAAAAGTTGCTGGTAATAGATAA
- a CDS encoding type VII toxin-antitoxin system HepT family RNase toxin, with product MTKDVYDVIRRKLKELESNLIFLKQVSFDVNKDNLKEDMIRYWGIERGIQICIECVIDIGNILISVTDNDKPSTYRETMITLSQIGVISEKFSKKLSKMVGFRNILVHDYTKIDEDMIIYILKNELGDFIKYMDYVDKWLKENYK from the coding sequence ATGACTAAGGATGTTTATGATGTTATACGTAGAAAATTAAAAGAATTAGAGAGCAATTTAATTTTTCTAAAGCAAGTTTCTTTTGATGTTAATAAAGACAATCTAAAAGAAGATATGATTAGGTATTGGGGAATTGAGAGAGGTATACAAATATGTATTGAATGTGTTATTGATATTGGTAATATTTTGATTTCTGTTACGGACAATGATAAGCCATCTACTTATAGAGAAACAATGATTACTTTATCACAGATAGGTGTTATCTCTGAAAAGTTTTCAAAAAAACTATCTAAAATGGTAGGCTTTAGAAATATACTTGTACATGACTATACCAAGATAGATGAAGATATGATCATATATATATTAAAGAATGAATTAGGCGATTTTATTAAATATATGGATTATGTAGATAAATGGTTAAAAGAAAACTATAAATAA